One Archangium violaceum genomic window, ACCTTGTCGGGCTGGTAGAAGGGCGTGATCCGACCGTCGCCTCCGCCACCGCAGAGCGAGGGGAACACCTTCACGCCCCGGGCGTGCGCGGCGTTCACGAAGGTCGCGAGGTCGCTGCTCGGCGCCAGCTCAAGGTGCCCGTTCGCGTCGCCCAGGGCGAAGGCGAGGTTCACATGCGTGAGCTTGTCGAAGTCCACCCGGCCGACCCAGCTCGCGTAGGAGCCGTACCAGTTCGGCAGATAGCCCACGACGCGCTTCGCCGTCTGCGGCGGAGGCTGGCTCGAGGGCAGGCCGGAGATCGTCAATTGCTCCCAGGGGCCGAGCGCGGCGCCATACGCGAACACCGTGCCGCCGCCGCCGTTCTCCGCTGATACCCAATGGCCCGTGGTCACCGTCTGCAGACCGACGACGTCGCTATTGGCGATCACGCCGCTCCCGTTCTGCTTGACGATGCGGAACGTCTCCCAGCCGAGGCGATTCGAGCTGGCGGCGTTCAGCGAGGAGCCGCCACCGTTCGCGGCCTGGAAATACTGCCCGGTGCCCGCGATGATGAAGACCGAGTCCCCACTCTCGAGGGAGCCGCCGTTGATGTCATCGAGGGTGAACTTCTCCCACGCTTGCGCGCTGGTCGCCGTCGCGATGACCGCGCCACCGCCATTGTTCTGCGCGCCCACGTACCGGTTGCCGAGCACCGTCTTGAAGCTCACGCCGGAGAAGGTCAACGAAGCCGAGGAGGTCCCCGTGGCGTCGTCTTGCCTGTCAGGCGAATCGGCCGCCGGGGTGCACCCGCTCGCGAGGAACAGAATCGCGCACGCGGTGCGAAGGAGGAGCCCTGAACGTTTGTGCTGGAGCATGGAGCTGGTTTCGAGCGGACGAAGGGGGAGGGGGGTCATTTGGACAATAGGGACTCCCGCCGTGATTTTCGGGTCACGAGAATCGACAGGGGCGCATTTTGGCCGGGCGGGTGACTACTCCTTCTTGGCGATGACGCCGCAAGCCACGCGGCTCCCCGAGTTGCCCGCGGGATCCGTGACGAGATCGTCCTCACCCGAGTGGATGACGAGGGCCTTGCCCACGACGTCATTGGCGGAGCCATCGCCGATCTTCCACTCCGTCTTGGAGAGCTTCAGTGTGCCCTTGCCGTCCTGGCCGATCTCGATGTTTCCGAGATCACCCAGGTGGTGCTCGGCATCGGGCGGTCCATGGGGATGGGACGTGGGGTTCCAGTGGCCGCCCGCGCTGCTGGCGTCGGGAGCGCTGCAATCCCCAATCTGGTGGATGTGGGCGCCGTGCTTGCCTGGGGTGGCGCCGGAGACCTCCAGCGTCAACGTCACCTGGTCACCGTCCTCACGGAAGGTCGCGGTGCCGGTGGTGGTGCTGCCGCTGCGGCTCTCCAGGGAGGTGGTGGCCTCAGCCCCACCGCCGCATGCGGCGAGAGCGAGCGCCACCGAGAGGACGGTTTCACGAACGCCGACGTCGACCCACTTCTTCATGATGGCTCCTGTACTGGCTCCGCTGAATCAGCGGGGCCGGAAAAGCCACGCGCGTGACGCGGAGTCCCTCCG contains:
- a CDS encoding glycosyl hydrolase family 18 protein; amino-acid sequence: MLQHKRSGLLLRTACAILFLASGCTPAADSPDRQDDATGTSSASLTFSGVSFKTVLGNRYVGAQNNGGGAVIATATSAQAWEKFTLDDINGGSLESGDSVFIIAGTGQYFQAANGGGSSLNAASSNRLGWETFRIVKQNGSGVIANSDVVGLQTVTTGHWVSAENGGGGTVFAYGAALGPWEQLTISGLPSSQPPPQTAKRVVGYLPNWYGSYASWVGRVDFDKLTHVNLAFALGDANGHLELAPSSDLATFVNAAHARGVKVFPSLCGGGGDGRITPFYQPDKVDAFVDHIIDFVVSNNMDGIDVDVEAPDRMGAAYDTFIAKLIAKARPRGLPVTAAVSQWMQYGMSDTTLRSFDFITIMSYDNAGTWTGPGEHSSLAQAETALAFYKNKGVSPDKIVLGVPFYGYCWGNCGGGKSSAYVLYKDVLAKYPNAWSSDWLNVDGAQYSYNGLATMRAKTALAKQHGGIMIWELAGDLSTSSEQSLLRAINGSLQ
- a CDS encoding superoxide dismutase family protein; this translates as MKKWVDVGVRETVLSVALALAACGGGAEATTSLESRSGSTTTGTATFREDGDQVTLTLEVSGATPGKHGAHIHQIGDCSAPDASSAGGHWNPTSHPHGPPDAEHHLGDLGNIEIGQDGKGTLKLSKTEWKIGDGSANDVVGKALVIHSGEDDLVTDPAGNSGSRVACGVIAKKE